A genome region from Maridesulfovibrio salexigens DSM 2638 includes the following:
- a CDS encoding chemotaxis protein CheW yields MKTPEEYFVENVNLPSEEKQDGGYTDAEQAFMDKYMGIGGQAAFNSLDRVEPRGGAAIPGLGSGPVDDYGGEGSSADFEEKLKEEDEIQLVSFVVGDREYGLPIMVIQEVVKKIPVTLLPAAPRFMQGIINLRGRVTPVLDLRHLLHDGMGVQDKFVVICRHKGLQIGLAISAVRTMYRAYKKDLVWGVESEVGVSSDFLLGLYKNGEKLVNILSVDRLVEQILKSEGEGNA; encoded by the coding sequence ATGAAAACGCCTGAAGAATATTTTGTTGAAAACGTGAACCTGCCCAGTGAAGAAAAGCAGGACGGCGGATATACTGATGCCGAACAAGCTTTCATGGATAAATATATGGGCATTGGCGGGCAGGCTGCGTTTAACAGTCTGGATCGGGTTGAACCCCGTGGTGGCGCTGCCATTCCCGGATTAGGTTCCGGCCCGGTCGATGATTACGGGGGAGAAGGAAGCTCCGCTGACTTTGAGGAGAAGCTCAAGGAAGAGGATGAAATCCAGCTCGTCAGTTTTGTTGTCGGAGACCGGGAATATGGTTTGCCGATCATGGTCATTCAGGAAGTTGTTAAAAAAATTCCTGTGACGTTGCTACCCGCTGCTCCGCGTTTTATGCAGGGGATCATCAACCTCAGGGGACGGGTTACCCCGGTTCTTGATTTGAGGCATCTGCTGCATGACGGAATGGGCGTACAGGATAAATTTGTCGTTATTTGCAGACATAAAGGATTGCAGATCGGGTTGGCCATCAGTGCGGTTAGAACAATGTACCGTGCATATAAGAAGGATCTGGTTTGGGGAGTGGAATCAGAAGTGGGTGTGAGTTCTGATTTTTTGCTTGGCCTCTACAAAAATGGTGAAAAACTGGTCAACATTCTTTCCGTGGATCGACTGGTAGAACAAATTTTAAAGAGTGAAGGAGAGGGAAATGCCTAA
- a CDS encoding FRG domain-containing protein: MSDYFDRKPGNEIPVWKPGTEIKFEITADKISGRIPVVRLESWEDFTPFVSTDFFNDSSVEYIFRGQRRYSWGLTPSLARNSGNGIVTQDLKSRQFEAFKKAARGRLLDSNIVEEEDELWAIGQHYGLKTPLLDWTYSPYVALFFAFSKQDSSSETDNPYRAVYILNKTFIEDDDDVPDIRVLEPKKDDHGRLVNQAGLFTFSPDDATIENKLTEVITAEDFMVNGHPYSGLSPDEEPDALAKYICKVYIKNENQQACVKHLRRMNVHHGSLFPDLIGASEYCNLLIDEATIIRPEPISNASDFVVPVIKYPVDPITNEPVGQEAAAVRSLLIQSILGVGYYTVEQIEDLAEKLSNTLEEYKVTDWQHKDSVHARFKNITRTMLRNHNVPEEYRTPVVEQIVDVMIREDENKEEQ; the protein is encoded by the coding sequence ATGAGTGACTACTTCGATAGAAAACCGGGCAATGAAATTCCTGTTTGGAAACCGGGTACAGAGATCAAATTTGAGATTACTGCTGACAAGATTAGTGGAAGAATTCCGGTCGTTCGCCTTGAGAGTTGGGAAGATTTTACTCCATTTGTCTCAACTGATTTTTTCAATGATTCCAGTGTGGAATATATCTTTCGTGGTCAAAGAAGGTATAGTTGGGGATTAACCCCTTCCCTTGCTCGTAATAGTGGCAATGGGATTGTTACTCAAGATTTGAAAAGTCGACAGTTTGAAGCATTTAAAAAAGCAGCAAGGGGACGATTGCTGGATAGTAATATCGTCGAAGAAGAGGATGAATTATGGGCAATCGGTCAGCATTACGGCTTGAAAACGCCTTTGCTTGATTGGACGTATTCACCGTATGTCGCCTTATTCTTTGCCTTTTCAAAGCAGGATTCGTCGTCTGAAACAGATAACCCGTACAGGGCAGTCTACATCCTGAATAAAACGTTTATCGAAGATGACGATGATGTCCCCGATATTCGAGTACTTGAACCGAAGAAGGACGATCACGGCAGGCTTGTTAATCAGGCTGGCCTTTTCACTTTTTCCCCTGATGATGCGACAATTGAAAATAAGCTGACTGAAGTTATTACTGCTGAAGATTTCATGGTTAATGGACATCCATATTCAGGGCTAAGTCCAGATGAAGAGCCAGATGCATTGGCTAAGTATATTTGCAAGGTTTATATTAAAAATGAGAATCAGCAGGCATGTGTTAAGCATTTAAGACGGATGAACGTCCATCATGGAAGTCTATTTCCTGATCTCATCGGAGCTTCAGAATACTGTAACTTGCTTATAGATGAAGCTACGATCATAAGGCCGGAGCCAATTTCTAACGCTTCAGATTTTGTTGTCCCGGTTATAAAGTATCCCGTTGATCCTATTACAAATGAACCTGTTGGGCAGGAAGCAGCAGCTGTTCGATCGTTGTTGATTCAGAGTATTTTGGGGGTTGGATACTATACTGTGGAACAGATCGAAGATTTAGCCGAAAAACTTTCCAATACGCTTGAAGAGTATAAAGTTACTGATTGGCAGCACAAAGATTCTGTCCATGCTCGATTTAAAAACATTACCCGTACCATGCTACGAAATCACAATGTTCCTGAAGAGTATAGAACTCCTGTTGTTGAACAAATTGTCGATGTCATGATCCGAGAAGACGAGAACAAGGAAGAACAATAA
- a CDS encoding protein-glutamate methylesterase/protein-glutamine glutaminase, translating into MINVVVVDDSAFMRKAISTMLQKDPGIKVVATARDGEEGLRVIRKHNPDVVTLDIEMPKMDGLTALRHIMMEMPRPVLMVSSLTTEGAEATLKAMDLGAVDFIPKQLSKVSLDIVKIENDLISKVKSVARRKMRPVPRLRTAAAARKPAVPVRTPRGRAKRDVVVIGVSTGGPPAVQKILSSLPKDFPAGIVIAQHMPKAFTGPFANRLNGVSQIKVKEAETGDRLLPGHAFVAPGGSHLVIDQKVSRIDLVVTPEPKEALYKPSANVLVSSVAKAVGRRALGVILTGMGNDGRDGIRELKSKGGRAIAQSDSSCVVYGMPKAIVDDGLADEIVDIDDMANAIINNLYL; encoded by the coding sequence GTGATAAATGTCGTAGTTGTAGATGATTCCGCTTTCATGCGTAAAGCTATAAGCACCATGTTGCAGAAGGATCCCGGCATCAAGGTGGTAGCCACTGCGCGTGACGGGGAGGAAGGCTTAAGGGTTATCCGGAAGCATAATCCGGATGTGGTTACCCTCGATATTGAAATGCCCAAGATGGACGGTCTGACCGCGCTAAGGCATATCATGATGGAGATGCCTCGTCCGGTACTCATGGTCAGTTCCCTGACCACGGAAGGTGCCGAGGCCACCCTTAAAGCTATGGACCTTGGTGCTGTTGATTTTATTCCCAAACAGCTGTCAAAAGTTTCCCTCGACATTGTAAAAATTGAAAATGACCTGATCTCCAAGGTTAAGTCTGTTGCCAGACGAAAGATGCGCCCTGTGCCTCGTTTGCGCACAGCCGCTGCCGCTCGCAAGCCTGCTGTTCCGGTTCGGACTCCGCGCGGCAGGGCTAAGCGCGATGTGGTCGTTATCGGTGTTTCCACCGGTGGACCGCCGGCGGTTCAGAAAATTTTATCTTCTCTACCAAAAGATTTCCCGGCTGGTATCGTTATCGCTCAGCACATGCCGAAGGCCTTTACCGGACCTTTTGCTAACCGTCTTAACGGAGTCAGCCAGATTAAAGTCAAAGAAGCTGAGACCGGAGACAGGCTTTTGCCCGGTCATGCATTTGTTGCTCCCGGCGGTTCACATCTGGTGATTGACCAGAAGGTCAGCAGAATCGATCTGGTTGTAACACCCGAACCCAAAGAAGCCCTCTATAAGCCTTCTGCAAACGTGCTTGTCTCTTCGGTTGCCAAGGCTGTCGGACGCAGAGCTCTCGGAGTCATCCTGACAGGAATGGGTAACGATGGTCGCGATGGAATCAGGGAGCTCAAAAGCAAGGGCGGCAGGGCCATTGCGCAGAGCGATTCCTCCTGTGTTGTTTACGGTATGCCGAAAGCTATCGTTGATGACGGGCTTGCAGATGAGATCGTAGATATTGACGATATGGCAAATGCTATCATCAATAATCTTTACCTGTAA
- a CDS encoding HEAT repeat domain-containing protein — protein sequence MTDCSKVLEELKSDDNEVVREAAFQAGELKCADAVPLLADLLKTSHLGLQEAADHALRNIGGKGAVQAVVPLLRSDDAPVRNLSMDILREVGAQDFASLVELVHDDDPDIRIFATDILGSTNSFMAVEPLCDALLKDPEVNVRYQAAVSLGDLANPAAARCLNKAMQDDEWVQYAVIEALAKIKHSSSVDALVKALNTSSDLVASMIVDALGEVGNIKAVTMLLRHLDNSPTALRNKIVKAIVSILGGKSLKLLSASEREKLREYMLVALKDEDEDVQDAAISGLGYVGGEKATEEVLNLASELDPDRDRDRLAVIIGDLSNIGLNEALVAAVNSGNFKKAAIVIQILSNLEGPEVSKVLMEAFGNGDRDIKRGILEALVGNAGEEAKAFFENVLENEQDGSMLKSAINFLGGKLKDVDAIDAIFGLLTHSYDDVKEAALNACVAIGGEDVNRRFVELFNSDEPIERLMAVFAMGQIDAHGNLEHIKIALEDEVPDIRKIALEALHDCSADSESMSLIFSRLHDENRDVRLTVIELLGSCYTEQVIPYIIQALQDDDDWVQIRAAEALGEHREESALPQLITMLDSPHKLVVLKVIEVLGAIGGTMAFQALLEASNSDSDPEVIQAAEEAILRIQEEQGEGD from the coding sequence ATGACGGATTGTTCCAAGGTTCTTGAAGAACTGAAAAGTGACGATAATGAAGTCGTCCGTGAGGCCGCGTTTCAGGCTGGGGAGTTGAAATGTGCAGATGCCGTTCCTCTGCTGGCCGATCTTTTGAAGACCAGCCATCTGGGATTGCAGGAAGCCGCCGACCATGCTCTACGGAACATCGGCGGCAAGGGAGCTGTTCAGGCTGTTGTACCCCTGCTTAGATCAGATGATGCCCCGGTCAGGAACCTTTCCATGGATATTCTGCGTGAAGTAGGTGCGCAGGATTTTGCCTCCCTCGTGGAGCTGGTCCATGACGATGATCCTGATATCAGAATTTTCGCTACTGATATTTTGGGGTCTACCAACAGTTTTATGGCTGTGGAACCCCTATGCGATGCCCTGCTCAAAGATCCTGAGGTCAATGTCCGCTATCAGGCTGCAGTAAGCCTTGGCGATCTTGCCAACCCCGCTGCAGCCCGCTGCCTGAACAAGGCCATGCAGGATGACGAGTGGGTACAGTATGCTGTTATTGAAGCTCTTGCAAAAATCAAGCATTCCAGCTCTGTAGATGCGTTAGTCAAGGCTTTGAATACCAGTTCCGATCTTGTGGCCTCCATGATTGTGGATGCTCTTGGTGAGGTTGGTAATATTAAGGCTGTGACCATGCTGCTCAGGCATCTGGATAATAGTCCTACCGCTTTACGCAATAAAATCGTTAAGGCGATTGTCAGCATTCTCGGCGGTAAGTCCCTCAAGCTTCTTTCTGCAAGTGAGCGGGAAAAACTCCGCGAATATATGCTGGTGGCCTTAAAAGATGAAGACGAAGATGTGCAGGATGCTGCTATCTCCGGTCTGGGGTACGTTGGTGGTGAAAAAGCCACCGAAGAAGTGCTTAATCTTGCCAGCGAACTTGATCCTGACCGCGACCGCGATCGTCTTGCTGTAATAATTGGTGATCTTTCAAATATAGGCCTTAACGAGGCTTTGGTTGCTGCTGTAAACAGTGGTAATTTTAAAAAGGCGGCAATTGTTATCCAGATCCTTTCAAATCTGGAAGGTCCTGAAGTTTCAAAGGTCCTTATGGAGGCTTTTGGAAATGGAGACCGGGACATTAAACGGGGAATTCTTGAAGCTCTTGTCGGTAATGCCGGTGAGGAAGCCAAGGCGTTCTTTGAAAATGTTCTTGAAAACGAGCAGGACGGTTCTATGCTCAAGTCTGCTATCAATTTCCTTGGCGGTAAGCTTAAGGATGTTGATGCAATTGACGCTATTTTCGGGTTGCTTACTCACTCTTATGATGATGTTAAGGAAGCAGCCCTCAATGCCTGCGTTGCCATTGGCGGCGAGGATGTAAATCGGCGATTTGTTGAATTGTTCAACAGCGATGAGCCTATCGAAAGGCTGATGGCCGTGTTTGCCATGGGGCAGATTGATGCTCATGGTAACCTTGAACACATCAAGATTGCTCTAGAGGATGAAGTCCCTGATATCAGGAAGATTGCTCTCGAAGCTTTGCATGACTGCTCTGCTGATTCCGAAAGTATGTCACTCATTTTTTCAAGACTTCATGATGAAAATCGCGATGTTCGCTTGACTGTTATTGAGCTTCTGGGAAGCTGCTACACAGAACAAGTCATACCCTATATTATTCAGGCCCTTCAGGATGATGATGACTGGGTACAGATCAGAGCTGCAGAAGCTCTCGGGGAGCATCGTGAAGAAAGTGCACTGCCTCAACTTATAACAATGTTGGATTCTCCACATAAACTTGTGGTCCTTAAGGTGATTGAAGTATTAGGCGCCATTGGCGGAACTATGGCGTTTCAGGCTCTTCTGGAAGCGTCCAATTCCGACTCCGATCCCGAGGTTATTCAGGCCGCCGAAGAGGCCATTTTGAGAATTCAGGAAGAGCAAGGAGAAGGAGACTAG
- a CDS encoding ParA family protein, producing MENINIKQSDGAASLAKVYAIANQKGGVGKTTTALTLGEALTREGKKVLVIDLDPHANASVHMSYFPETVTTSAHDLFFDDADFKSLWGKIVKKREWVGFDFVPASIRLSELEVDLKDRKNKGMVLSNSLDEVKEYYDYILIDCPPHVGVLLVNAIVAADIVLIPIQTDFLALYGIRLLFDTIKILNKVLPSPVKFRALPTMYDGRAGACRKILNLIRRKLGDKVFSTVIHMDTKFREACASGRIIFDVDPKTRGAQEYMQLAREIVRNENA from the coding sequence ATGGAAAACATTAATATTAAGCAGTCGGACGGGGCTGCATCATTGGCGAAGGTTTATGCCATCGCCAACCAAAAGGGAGGTGTAGGCAAAACGACCACGGCTCTGACTCTTGGGGAGGCTTTGACCAGGGAAGGGAAAAAAGTACTGGTCATTGATCTTGATCCCCATGCGAATGCCTCGGTCCATATGTCTTACTTCCCTGAAACCGTCACAACCTCGGCTCATGATCTGTTTTTTGATGATGCGGATTTTAAGAGTCTCTGGGGCAAGATAGTCAAAAAACGCGAATGGGTGGGATTTGACTTTGTTCCGGCCAGCATTCGTTTATCGGAACTGGAGGTTGACCTTAAAGACAGAAAGAATAAGGGCATGGTCCTCTCCAATTCATTGGATGAGGTTAAAGAGTATTACGACTACATACTCATTGACTGTCCGCCCCATGTGGGAGTGCTGCTGGTTAACGCCATTGTGGCAGCGGACATTGTTCTGATCCCTATTCAGACTGACTTTTTAGCTCTTTATGGTATCCGTTTGCTCTTTGATACGATCAAGATTTTAAATAAGGTGCTTCCCAGTCCTGTTAAGTTCAGGGCTTTGCCTACTATGTATGACGGTAGGGCCGGGGCATGCAGGAAGATTTTGAATCTGATCAGGAGAAAGTTGGGCGATAAGGTTTTCAGTACCGTTATCCACATGGATACCAAGTTCAGAGAGGCCTGCGCCAGCGGTAGGATTATTTTTGATGTTGATCCTAAAACGCGTGGCGCTCAGGAATATATGCAGTTGGCAAGAGAGATAGTCAGAAATGAAAACGCCTGA
- a CDS encoding CheR family methyltransferase — protein sequence MSSLFSKTISLRKELKISDLEFTQLRDFIYDQAGIFIAGNRKYLLENRLANRLKELNLKNFGEYYYYLQYDPGKKAELNKLFEVITTNETSFYRNPPQLKVFQTKVLPAVLDELRKKRRKRLRIWSAGCSTGEEPYTLSMIIHDVLGPELSSWDVKITANDLSERVLKSARRAVYSEYSLRTTPKEIIAKYFDKDGKQYKVKPNVKQLVSFGQINLSDRMQVRRVERSEIVFCRNVIIYFDEAMKKKVINAYYDNLVPGGYLIIGHSESLHNITRAFKPVHHPGAIIYQKLE from the coding sequence ATGTCTTCTCTGTTTTCAAAGACAATATCGCTGCGGAAAGAGCTGAAAATCTCTGATTTGGAGTTCACTCAGCTCCGTGATTTCATTTATGATCAGGCAGGTATCTTTATTGCGGGTAACCGTAAATATCTGCTTGAAAACCGTCTTGCCAATCGCTTGAAGGAACTTAATCTCAAGAACTTTGGCGAGTACTATTATTACCTGCAGTATGATCCGGGTAAAAAGGCAGAGTTGAACAAGCTCTTCGAGGTAATCACTACCAACGAGACCAGTTTTTATCGCAACCCGCCCCAGCTGAAGGTTTTCCAGACCAAGGTATTACCTGCTGTTCTGGATGAACTGCGCAAGAAAAGGCGTAAGCGGCTGCGTATCTGGTCCGCCGGTTGTTCTACCGGTGAAGAACCTTACACCCTGTCCATGATCATTCATGACGTTCTTGGTCCCGAGCTTAGCAGCTGGGATGTCAAAATTACAGCGAACGACCTCTCTGAAAGGGTCCTTAAGTCCGCGCGCCGTGCTGTTTACAGTGAATATTCGTTGCGTACTACCCCCAAGGAGATCATAGCTAAATATTTTGATAAGGACGGCAAGCAGTACAAGGTAAAACCAAACGTTAAACAGTTGGTCAGCTTCGGCCAGATCAACCTTAGTGACCGCATGCAGGTCAGACGTGTTGAAAGGTCGGAAATTGTATTCTGCCGAAACGTTATCATCTATTTTGATGAAGCCATGAAGAAAAAGGTTATCAATGCTTATTACGATAACCTTGTTCCCGGCGGGTATTTGATTATCGGTCATTCTGAATCTCTGCATAATATCACCAGAGCATTCAAGCCGGTACACCATCCGGGTGCGATTATTTACCAGAAGCTGGAATAA
- a CDS encoding GIY-YIG nuclease family protein, which translates to MSAQNSSPYSIKMFLPDGDPDGLRIIEKSNWTGVGVVFTRTGYKSALKRDEFQRTGVYVLVGSSEDSSLPTVYIGEGDPVRPRIDSHYAKKDFWNWGAFFVTSNSSLNKAHVKYLESRLIQMAKEARQCNLDNSNSSSQPNLAEADVADMDSFIQDMLSVFPLVGLSVFEVPEQGEADERHFFKIKAKGIKAQGYESSKGFVVQNGSECVLKEVPSIHEYLVTLRKDLQNKGVLAENDGKYLFTADYVFTSPSTAAGVILGRSSNGRICWKDEDGKTLKQVQTDGMEGMQEN; encoded by the coding sequence ATGTCTGCACAGAACTCATCCCCATATTCCATAAAAATGTTCTTGCCAGATGGTGATCCTGACGGCTTGCGGATTATTGAAAAGTCGAACTGGACAGGCGTTGGAGTTGTATTCACCCGTACTGGCTATAAGTCGGCTCTGAAACGGGATGAGTTTCAAAGGACCGGAGTGTATGTGCTAGTCGGATCTTCCGAAGATAGCAGCCTTCCGACTGTGTACATAGGTGAAGGCGATCCTGTGCGGCCGCGTATTGATAGTCATTATGCCAAGAAAGACTTCTGGAATTGGGGGGCTTTCTTTGTGACCAGCAATAGCAGCTTGAATAAAGCGCACGTCAAATACCTTGAAAGCCGTTTGATCCAGATGGCTAAAGAAGCCCGACAGTGCAATCTGGACAATTCGAATAGTTCCAGTCAGCCGAATCTGGCAGAAGCTGATGTGGCGGATATGGATAGCTTTATTCAGGATATGCTGAGTGTGTTCCCGTTGGTAGGGCTTTCCGTCTTTGAAGTCCCTGAGCAAGGCGAAGCAGATGAAAGACATTTCTTCAAGATCAAGGCCAAGGGGATCAAGGCACAGGGGTATGAGTCCAGCAAAGGCTTTGTGGTCCAGAATGGTTCCGAGTGCGTTCTTAAAGAAGTTCCGTCTATCCATGAATATCTTGTGACCTTGCGTAAGGATTTGCAGAACAAGGGAGTTCTTGCCGAGAATGACGGTAAGTATCTGTTCACGGCGGATTATGTTTTTACGTCTCCGAGCACTGCCGCTGGTGTAATTCTTGGCAGAAGCTCGAATGGTCGTATCTGCTGGAAGGATGAAGACGGAAAGACTTTGAAGCAGGTTCAGACTGACGGTATGGAAGGAATGCAAGAAAATTAA
- a CDS encoding type I restriction endonuclease subunit R: MINEAALEKLAISWFEDEGYENHHGPDLNPESDGSGERSSFDDVLLLSPLRSAVSCINPQLPSSAVDDVIHQLTTLSHPVSVKANQLFHRLLRNGLDVSYKRDGETIADKAFLIDFQEWQNNIFWVVDQLTLQGTKDKRRPDLIVYVNGLPLAVIELKSPVDDSVGVDEAFNQLQTYRHELPDLAMFNEALIASDGIKARVGSLTASREWFLPWRYRKSEDDRPSFEYELKNVVEGFFDRKLFLEYVRDFVLFESDDTSTIKKIAGYHQFHGVRHAVEAIVQASSAAASDEQRGRGGVIWHTQGSGKSISMCCLAGKLIRHPELTNPTLVVVTDRNDLDGQLYETFCKAGDLLSDTPVQVEDRTSLRKVLNERQSGGIIFTTIQKFSLSDGETVFPALSDRRNIIVIADECHRSQYGFQSKLDEKKGAFTVGYAQHIRDALPNATFTGFTGTPVSLEDKDTQAVFGEYVSIYDIEQAQQDGATVPLFYESRLAKLDLNKEELPVIDDTVDELTEDEESAQAERTKGRWAALAKLVGSEPRLKQIAEDLVQHFEARLQVIDGKAMIVCMSREICVKMFDALTAIRPEWTGSKMSDGTYDPADGGIRIIMTSNAADPESMQNHSYSKQQKKALEKRFKDPADPLKIVIIRDMWLTGFDAPCAHTMYIDKPMKAHNLMQAIARVNRVFKGKPGGLVVDYIGIASELKNALHTYTNSGGRGGRPTIDVTEALFILKEKLQVARDIFHEFDYSEYATKAVELLPSAADYVVANENRKKEFFDVVVAMTRAQALCGTLDEAVAFRDEITFFQAVKMFISKATKPKKKLSQQEKEAVLNQLLAKAVVPEGVDDIFALAGLDKPDISILSDEFLEDVRHMEHRNLAVELLQKLINDEVHSKSRRNETQRKKFSERLKASLTKYRNRAIETAQVIEEMIQLAKELNEALKRGEKLGLNSSEIAFYDALELNESAVRDLGDEVLKAIARELTQKLRNSVTVDWQHKESVRAKMRNLVRRILKRYKYPPDAQKEAVEKVLSQAEELADEWSEES; this comes from the coding sequence ATGATCAATGAAGCCGCACTGGAAAAGCTAGCCATAAGCTGGTTTGAGGATGAAGGATACGAAAATCACCACGGCCCGGACCTGAACCCGGAATCCGACGGCAGCGGTGAGCGGTCCAGTTTTGATGATGTGCTGCTTCTATCCCCCCTTCGTTCTGCCGTCTCCTGCATCAACCCACAGCTTCCTTCCTCGGCGGTTGATGATGTTATCCACCAGCTTACAACCCTTTCCCATCCTGTATCAGTTAAAGCCAACCAATTGTTCCACCGCTTGCTACGCAACGGTCTGGATGTGTCGTACAAAAGAGATGGCGAGACCATAGCTGATAAGGCTTTTCTGATTGATTTTCAGGAATGGCAGAACAATATATTCTGGGTTGTGGATCAACTGACTTTGCAGGGCACCAAGGATAAACGGCGACCTGATTTGATTGTGTATGTGAATGGCTTGCCGTTGGCTGTGATTGAGCTGAAATCTCCGGTTGATGATTCCGTCGGTGTGGATGAAGCTTTCAATCAGTTGCAGACCTATAGGCATGAGCTGCCGGACCTCGCCATGTTCAACGAGGCTTTGATTGCATCTGACGGGATCAAGGCACGTGTAGGTTCGCTGACCGCAAGCCGTGAATGGTTTCTGCCGTGGCGTTACCGTAAATCAGAGGATGATCGCCCTTCATTTGAATATGAGCTTAAAAACGTTGTCGAAGGCTTTTTTGACCGGAAGCTGTTTCTTGAATATGTGCGCGATTTTGTTCTGTTTGAGTCGGATGATACCAGCACAATTAAGAAGATTGCCGGATACCACCAGTTCCACGGGGTGCGTCATGCGGTGGAGGCAATTGTTCAGGCGTCATCTGCTGCGGCATCGGATGAACAGCGAGGGCGCGGGGGCGTCATCTGGCACACTCAGGGATCGGGAAAGTCGATTTCTATGTGTTGCCTTGCCGGAAAGCTGATCCGCCATCCTGAGCTTACTAACCCAACCTTAGTGGTGGTGACCGACAGGAACGATCTGGATGGTCAGCTTTACGAGACTTTTTGTAAGGCCGGAGACCTGTTGAGCGATACCCCTGTACAGGTGGAAGACCGCACATCGCTGCGAAAGGTGCTTAATGAGCGGCAGTCCGGCGGGATAATTTTTACCACGATCCAGAAATTTTCACTCAGTGACGGTGAAACTGTATTTCCCGCTTTGTCGGATCGGCGCAATATTATTGTTATTGCTGATGAGTGCCACCGTTCGCAATATGGCTTCCAGTCTAAGCTCGACGAGAAGAAGGGAGCTTTCACTGTTGGGTATGCTCAGCATATCCGGGATGCGCTTCCGAATGCGACTTTTACCGGATTTACCGGAACCCCGGTTTCGCTGGAAGATAAGGATACGCAGGCGGTATTTGGTGAGTACGTCAGTATCTATGATATCGAACAGGCCCAGCAGGACGGGGCTACTGTTCCGCTGTTCTATGAAAGTCGGCTGGCAAAGCTGGATCTGAACAAGGAAGAGCTGCCAGTCATCGATGATACAGTTGATGAGCTAACCGAAGATGAGGAAAGCGCACAGGCTGAACGTACCAAGGGGCGTTGGGCAGCACTTGCGAAGCTTGTCGGTTCTGAGCCAAGGCTTAAGCAGATTGCAGAAGATTTGGTGCAGCATTTTGAAGCACGGTTGCAGGTCATCGACGGCAAGGCCATGATTGTCTGCATGAGCCGTGAAATCTGCGTGAAGATGTTTGATGCGCTAACAGCTATTCGTCCTGAATGGACCGGATCAAAGATGAGTGACGGCACTTATGATCCTGCGGACGGAGGCATAAGAATTATTATGACCTCGAATGCTGCTGATCCTGAATCTATGCAGAATCACAGTTATAGCAAGCAGCAGAAAAAGGCACTTGAGAAGCGGTTTAAAGATCCTGCCGATCCGTTAAAAATAGTAATTATCCGTGATATGTGGCTGACTGGGTTTGATGCTCCGTGCGCCCATACCATGTACATCGATAAGCCCATGAAGGCTCACAACCTGATGCAGGCCATCGCTCGTGTTAACCGCGTGTTCAAGGGTAAGCCGGGTGGATTGGTTGTAGACTATATAGGCATTGCAAGTGAGCTTAAAAATGCGCTTCATACTTACACAAATAGCGGTGGGCGTGGTGGTAGGCCGACAATTGATGTGACCGAGGCTTTGTTTATTTTGAAAGAGAAGTTGCAGGTCGCCCGTGATATTTTCCATGAGTTCGACTATTCGGAGTATGCCACCAAGGCCGTGGAACTACTGCCGTCTGCCGCTGATTATGTAGTTGCCAACGAGAACCGCAAGAAAGAGTTTTTTGATGTCGTGGTCGCCATGACACGCGCACAGGCCCTATGTGGCACTCTAGACGAAGCTGTGGCGTTTCGGGATGAGATCACGTTCTTTCAGGCCGTGAAGATGTTTATCTCCAAGGCCACTAAGCCGAAGAAGAAGTTGTCGCAGCAGGAAAAGGAAGCTGTTCTGAATCAATTGCTGGCAAAGGCAGTTGTTCCTGAAGGTGTGGACGATATTTTCGCTTTGGCTGGACTTGATAAGCCTGACATCTCGATTTTATCAGATGAGTTTCTGGAAGACGTGCGTCATATGGAGCACCGCAATCTTGCCGTTGAGCTGCTACAAAAGTTGATTAATGACGAGGTCCATTCAAAGTCCCGCAGAAACGAAACACAGCGTAAGAAGTTCTCAGAGAGGCTTAAAGCGTCACTTACAAAATATCGTAACAGGGCCATTGAGACAGCTCAGGTCATTGAAGAAATGATACAGCTGGCTAAAGAGCTGAACGAAGCCCTTAAGCGCGGAGAAAAGCTGGGGCTGAATTCGTCAGAAATAGCATTCTATGATGCGCTTGAGCTAAACGAGTCTGCTGTTCGTGACTTGGGTGATGAGGTGCTTAAAGCCATCGCCCGTGAGTTGACGCAGAAGTTAAGAAACAGCGTTACCGTGGATTGGCAGCATAAAGAGTCTGTACGCGCTAAAATGAGAAATCTGGTTCGCCGTATACTTAAGAGATACAAGTATCCGCCGGATGCACAGAAAGAAGCCGTAGAGAAGGTCTTGTCGCAGGCTGAAGAACTGGCGGATGAGTGGAGTGAGGAAAGTTAA